One Orrella dioscoreae genomic window carries:
- a CDS encoding ShlB/FhaC/HecB family hemolysin secretion/activation protein: MAVLQRKTRRTWRLFPLILLVSLAAPALRAQTAPADPGLDIQRRQEQELEAQRARAAERPDVFSAPAQAPAEGVLTLPQESPCFVITDIRWEGQAPPAWATSEADAVLSRCVGALGLQALQQHLMAMMIARGKVTARVLVPEQSLAQGVLTLRYVRGRIAAVRADGAPGWWRMALPAWEDGDVDQRDLDQALENVRRLGGQSDAAIDLVPGAQPGDTDIVLKPGTGKRLHGYAGLDNGGMSSTGDWQMNAGLTVDSPLFLYDQLSASWNSNADRGNSAAGSRAASLHYSIPFGYWTAFAGASRSRYRQTVPGFDAPIVYGGTSKQVEAGLSVVPYRGTDHKGNLSAKLYRKRATSTLDDIEIEVQRRDVVGLELGYSHRQYLGQAVLDAGVSWRASIPRWSDAPGFVLGEENWNGRSRVLLGSAGVFLPFALAGQRWGYQANWQIQHADTAILPADYFTIGNRYAVRGFDGEMTLAGERGWTLRNDLSMNLGDTGHQLYGGVDAGRVGGQAAAYLPSRTLIGAVLGLRGRAAVGPVNANYDLSLGWPLKKPDLLETASTTVAFSLTFDF, encoded by the coding sequence GTGGCGGTATTGCAACGGAAAACTCGTAGAACCTGGCGTCTTTTCCCCCTCATTCTGCTCGTCAGCCTTGCTGCGCCGGCACTCCGCGCCCAAACGGCGCCGGCCGATCCTGGCCTGGACATCCAGCGCCGCCAGGAACAGGAACTGGAAGCCCAGCGCGCCCGCGCCGCTGAACGGCCCGATGTCTTCTCCGCTCCCGCCCAGGCGCCAGCCGAGGGCGTCCTGACGCTTCCCCAGGAAAGTCCCTGCTTCGTCATCACTGACATCCGTTGGGAAGGCCAGGCACCGCCCGCCTGGGCGACAAGCGAGGCTGATGCCGTGCTGTCGCGCTGCGTCGGCGCGCTCGGGTTGCAGGCCCTCCAGCAGCACCTCATGGCCATGATGATCGCGCGCGGCAAGGTCACCGCCCGCGTGCTGGTGCCCGAGCAATCCCTGGCCCAGGGCGTGCTGACGCTGCGCTATGTGCGCGGCCGCATCGCGGCGGTGCGCGCCGATGGCGCGCCGGGCTGGTGGCGCATGGCGCTGCCCGCGTGGGAAGACGGCGACGTGGACCAGCGCGACCTCGACCAGGCCCTGGAAAACGTGCGCCGCCTGGGCGGGCAGTCCGATGCCGCCATCGACCTCGTGCCCGGCGCGCAGCCCGGCGACACCGACATCGTCCTGAAACCGGGCACCGGCAAGCGCCTGCATGGCTACGCGGGCCTGGACAACGGCGGCATGTCCTCCACCGGTGACTGGCAGATGAACGCCGGCCTGACGGTGGATTCGCCGCTGTTCCTGTACGACCAGCTCTCGGCCTCGTGGAACAGCAATGCCGACCGTGGCAATTCGGCGGCGGGTTCGCGCGCCGCGTCGCTGCACTACAGCATTCCCTTCGGCTACTGGACGGCCTTCGCGGGCGCCAGCCGTTCACGCTATCGCCAGACCGTGCCGGGCTTCGACGCGCCCATCGTCTATGGCGGCACCAGCAAGCAGGTCGAGGCCGGGCTGTCGGTGGTGCCGTATCGCGGCACCGACCACAAGGGCAACCTCAGCGCGAAGCTGTATCGCAAGCGCGCCACCAGCACGCTGGACGACATCGAGATCGAGGTGCAACGGCGAGACGTCGTGGGCCTGGAGCTGGGCTATTCCCATCGCCAATACCTGGGGCAGGCCGTGCTGGATGCCGGCGTGTCGTGGCGCGCCTCCATTCCGCGCTGGTCCGACGCGCCGGGCTTCGTCCTGGGCGAAGAGAACTGGAACGGCCGCAGCCGCGTGCTGCTGGGCAGCGCGGGCGTCTTCCTGCCCTTCGCGCTGGCGGGCCAGCGCTGGGGCTACCAGGCCAACTGGCAGATCCAGCATGCCGACACGGCAATCCTGCCCGCGGACTACTTCACCATCGGCAACCGCTATGCCGTGCGCGGCTTCGATGGCGAGATGACCCTGGCCGGCGAGCGCGGCTGGACGCTGCGCAACGACCTCTCCATGAACCTGGGCGACACCGGCCATCAGCTGTACGGCGGCGTCGACGCGGGCCGCGTGGGCGGCCAGGCGGCGGCCTATCTGCCCAGCCGCACCTTGATCGGCGCGGTGCTGGGCCTGCGCGGACGCGCCGCAGTGGGGCCGGTGAACGCCAACTACGACCTGTCGCTGGGCTGGCCCCTGAAGAAACCCGACCTGCTCGAAACCGCCAGCACCACGGTGGCGTTCTCGTTGACCTTTGATTTCTGA
- a CDS encoding AEC family transporter: MGSVIQFYLTTALMMAPLMACALVGAVWAKRDLPYSGPFLTILVTSVTTPALVFHTLVTTELDTRALADIFGASVLALLICGGLCAVALKLWGKPVKTLLPTAWFPNAGNIGLPISQLAFGDEGLPVAVAFFAVSSFFQHTAGVRLLSGGSNMAALRNPVLIACVLAVLVRVVGVPVPQPVLESAQLLGTLTVPLMLLSLGHALALIPSSGLKVGSGLAALRLVAGVLAGMLTVWLLDMSPTVGGALALQMSMPCAVVSYMYARRFTDSGDTSAGAVLVSTAVFLLVAPLLLWLAGAGL, encoded by the coding sequence ATGGGCTCGGTCATCCAGTTCTACCTCACCACCGCCCTGATGATGGCGCCCCTCATGGCCTGCGCCCTGGTCGGCGCGGTCTGGGCCAAGCGGGACCTGCCGTATTCCGGTCCGTTCCTCACCATCCTCGTCACCTCGGTCACCACGCCCGCGCTGGTGTTCCACACGCTGGTCACCACCGAGCTGGATACCCGCGCGCTGGCCGACATCTTCGGCGCCTCGGTGCTGGCCCTGCTCATCTGCGGCGGCCTGTGCGCGGTGGCATTGAAGCTCTGGGGCAAGCCGGTCAAGACGCTGCTGCCCACGGCCTGGTTTCCCAACGCGGGCAACATCGGCCTGCCGATCTCGCAACTGGCCTTCGGCGACGAAGGGCTGCCCGTGGCCGTGGCGTTCTTCGCGGTGTCGTCCTTCTTCCAGCACACGGCCGGTGTGCGCCTGCTGTCGGGCGGCAGCAATATGGCCGCGCTGCGCAATCCGGTGCTGATCGCCTGCGTGCTGGCGGTTCTCGTGCGTGTGGTCGGCGTGCCGGTACCGCAGCCGGTGCTCGAGTCGGCCCAGTTGCTGGGCACGCTCACGGTGCCGCTCATGTTGCTCAGCCTGGGCCACGCGCTGGCGCTGATCCCCTCGTCGGGCCTGAAGGTGGGCAGCGGCCTGGCCGCGTTGCGCCTGGTGGCCGGCGTGCTGGCGGGCATGCTCACCGTCTGGCTGCTGGACATGTCGCCCACCGTGGGCGGCGCGCTGGCCCTGCAGATGTCCATGCCCTGCGCGGTCGTCAGCTATATGTATGCGCGCCGCTTCACCGACAGCGGCGACACGTCGGCGGGGGCGGTACTGGTGTCGACGGCGGTGTTCCTGCTGGTGGCGCCCCTGTTGTTGTGGTTGGCTGGCGCCGGGCTCTGA
- a CDS encoding alpha/beta hydrolase has product MTDTPDGMQLACYRWEPDPAVAHGRGIYMLHGLGEHAGRHDRLARWLADRGWQVAAHDHRGHGRSTGHRATLRRPDDLVEDALRQLRAWSAELARPPVLLGHSLGGLLAARIGLRGDLPLDGLVLASPPFQVTLPAWKTEALKLLANWAPDLRVGHGLRTLQISHDPIAVRAYYDDPLVHDRMTGKLARFIHDAGAQALADAPTLRWRTLLLVAGADAIVDPAGSRAFADRAPPGMLALRWYDRAWHELFNETPELAAPVYADLDHWLAQFPQAAPVIPAAPAANP; this is encoded by the coding sequence ATGACCGACACCCCGGACGGCATGCAGCTGGCCTGCTACCGCTGGGAACCCGACCCCGCCGTCGCGCACGGGCGAGGCATCTACATGCTGCACGGATTGGGCGAACACGCCGGCCGGCACGACAGGCTGGCGCGCTGGCTGGCAGACCGTGGCTGGCAGGTGGCCGCGCACGACCATCGCGGCCACGGCCGCTCCACCGGCCACCGGGCCACGCTGCGCCGCCCCGATGACCTGGTCGAGGACGCGTTGCGCCAACTGCGCGCCTGGTCGGCGGAACTGGCCCGGCCGCCCGTGCTGCTGGGCCACAGCCTGGGCGGCCTGCTGGCCGCGCGCATCGGCCTGCGCGGCGACCTGCCGCTGGATGGCCTGGTGCTGGCCAGCCCACCGTTCCAGGTCACCCTGCCCGCCTGGAAGACCGAAGCGCTGAAGCTGCTGGCGAACTGGGCGCCGGACCTGCGGGTGGGCCACGGGCTGCGCACGCTGCAGATCTCGCATGACCCGATCGCCGTGCGTGCCTATTACGACGATCCGCTGGTGCATGACCGCATGACCGGCAAGCTGGCGCGCTTCATCCATGATGCGGGCGCCCAGGCCCTGGCGGATGCGCCCACGCTGCGCTGGCGCACCCTGCTGCTGGTGGCGGGGGCGGACGCCATCGTGGACCCTGCCGGCAGCCGGGCCTTCGCCGACCGCGCCCCGCCGGGCATGCTGGCCCTGCGCTGGTATGACCGCGCCTGGCACGAGCTTTTCAATGAAACGCCCGAGCTGGCGGCCCCGGTTTACGCTGATCTGGATCATTGGTTGGCGCAATTCCCCCAGGCCGCGCCCGTCATCCCGGCAGCACCCGCCGCCAACCCGTAA
- the gshA gene encoding glutamate--cysteine ligase — protein MSDVLYHRLTQLEALRPQLARTRRGIEKEGLRVDPQGRLRLTPHPASLGSALTHARVTTDYSESLLELITDAHTDTHALLGELADTHRFVAQAAPEEVLWNHSMPALLPDEADIPIAWYGTSNTGMLKHVYRRGLAERYGKTMQCIAGLHYNFSLDESLWEAIGVPGDTPAARASAGYIALIRNFNRTSWLLMYLFGASPALSSSFLRGQQHSLQSLDDETLYLPHATSLRMSDLGYQNKAQSKLKLGYNDLESFLARLYEAVTEPWPEYAAMGTHRDGQWIQLNTNLLQIENEYYSSIRPKRSTARCERPITALAQRGIQYVEVRCLDIDPFEPIGISHDTVRFMDAYLLHCALQDSPCIDPPGHCQDSQNNFDKVVREGRDPALRLSRLGAPVSVADWGHDLLDQIGACAALLDSAYGGDGYARAVAAQRGKLDDPALTPSARVLAQLRQDHQSFHEFALQRSLAHTQSLREQVLPDDTRAAYDAMTRDSVAEQAALEAADTETFEEYVARYHAALKPPAAVTATQA, from the coding sequence TTGTCCGACGTCCTCTACCACCGCCTTACACAACTCGAAGCCCTCCGGCCCCAGTTGGCCCGCACCCGCCGCGGCATCGAGAAGGAAGGCTTGCGGGTGGACCCGCAAGGCCGGCTGCGCCTGACCCCGCATCCGGCCAGCCTGGGCTCGGCGCTGACCCATGCGCGCGTGACCACGGACTATTCGGAATCGCTGCTGGAACTCATCACCGATGCGCACACCGACACGCATGCGCTGCTGGGCGAACTCGCCGACACGCATCGCTTCGTGGCGCAGGCCGCCCCCGAAGAGGTCCTGTGGAACCACTCGATGCCGGCCCTGCTGCCCGACGAGGCCGACATCCCCATCGCCTGGTACGGCACGTCGAACACCGGCATGCTCAAGCACGTGTACCGCCGTGGCCTGGCCGAGCGTTACGGCAAGACCATGCAGTGCATCGCCGGCCTGCACTACAACTTCTCGCTGGACGAATCGCTGTGGGAAGCCATCGGCGTGCCGGGCGACACGCCCGCCGCCCGGGCATCGGCCGGCTACATCGCGCTGATCCGCAACTTCAACCGCACGAGCTGGCTGCTGATGTATTTGTTCGGCGCCTCGCCCGCGCTCAGCAGCAGTTTCCTGCGCGGCCAGCAGCACAGCCTGCAGTCGCTGGATGACGAAACGCTGTACCTGCCCCATGCCACCAGCCTGCGCATGAGCGACCTGGGCTACCAGAACAAGGCCCAGTCCAAGCTGAAGCTGGGCTACAACGACCTGGAAAGCTTCCTGGCCCGGCTCTATGAAGCCGTGACCGAGCCCTGGCCCGAATACGCCGCCATGGGCACCCATCGCGACGGCCAGTGGATCCAGCTCAACACCAACCTGTTGCAGATCGAGAACGAGTACTACTCGAGCATCCGCCCCAAGCGCAGCACGGCGCGCTGCGAGCGTCCCATCACCGCGCTGGCACAGCGCGGCATCCAATACGTGGAAGTGCGCTGCCTGGACATCGATCCCTTCGAGCCCATCGGCATCTCGCACGACACGGTGCGTTTCATGGACGCCTACCTGCTGCACTGCGCGCTGCAGGACAGCCCCTGTATCGATCCGCCCGGCCACTGCCAGGACAGCCAGAACAACTTCGACAAGGTCGTGCGCGAAGGCCGCGATCCCGCGCTGCGCCTGTCGCGCCTGGGTGCGCCGGTCAGCGTGGCCGATTGGGGCCACGACCTGCTCGACCAGATCGGCGCCTGCGCCGCGCTGCTGGACTCGGCCTATGGCGGCGACGGCTACGCCCGCGCCGTAGCGGCCCAGCGCGGCAAGCTGGACGACCCGGCGCTCACGCCGTCGGCCCGCGTGCTGGCCCAATTGCGCCAGGACCACCAGTCCTTCCACGAATTTGCCCTGCAACGCAGCCTGGCTCATACTCAGTCCTTGCGCGAGCAGGTCCTGCCGGATGACACCCGCGCCGCCTATGACGCAATGACGCGCGACTCCGTGGCCGAGCAGGCCGCGCTGGAGGCGGCCGACACCGAGACCTTCGAGGAATACGTCGCCCGCTACCACGCCGCGCTCAAGCCGCCTGCCGCCGTCACCGCCACGCAGGCCTGA
- a CDS encoding lipocalin family protein: MLRRLLPLLFLACVGCASTQDSTVATVPQVDLDRYTGKWYEIASYPMYFQRKCLGDTTAQYTAREDGRIDVLNRCRTAKGFDEADGIATVVPDSGNARLRVSFFWPFKGDYWIIGLDPLYRWAVVGSPDRKYLWILARSPEMSAMRLEEALAAARAQGYDLKELRYTEQNGKTSAPGAAKR; the protein is encoded by the coding sequence ATGCTCCGCCGTCTTCTTCCCCTCCTCTTCCTTGCCTGCGTGGGCTGCGCGTCCACGCAGGACAGCACCGTCGCCACGGTGCCGCAGGTCGATCTCGACCGCTACACCGGCAAGTGGTACGAGATCGCCAGCTACCCCATGTATTTCCAGCGCAAGTGCCTGGGCGACACCACCGCCCAGTACACCGCGCGGGAAGACGGCCGCATCGACGTGCTGAACCGTTGCCGCACCGCCAAGGGTTTCGACGAGGCCGACGGCATCGCCACGGTGGTGCCCGACAGCGGCAATGCCCGCCTGCGGGTGTCCTTCTTCTGGCCCTTCAAGGGCGACTACTGGATCATCGGCCTGGACCCGCTCTATCGCTGGGCGGTGGTGGGGTCGCCTGACCGCAAATACCTGTGGATCCTGGCGCGCTCGCCGGAAATGTCCGCCATGCGCCTGGAAGAGGCCCTGGCCGCGGCGCGCGCGCAGGGTTACGACCTGAAGGAACTGCGCTACACGGAACAGAACGGCAAGACGTCGGCGCCCGGCGCGGCCAAGCGCTGA
- a CDS encoding GntR family transcriptional regulator codes for MKNAYPPPLAATAEADAYLHIQTAIRMGTYAPGMRLIAEDIATEIGSSRMPVREAFRRLATEGLVVIRPNRGATVSGLGLEDMREVFETRAVLEGLAIRTALPRMTPATIDTLERMLDRMDERMENSADWTSAHRDFHEYLCSLSGRPRLMKLIADLHSQIESTMRLWFKHLDRPLSARDDHMDLIAALRTRDLDIAEAAMREHVQATVPELMQFLETRSPPSSALP; via the coding sequence ATGAAAAACGCCTACCCCCCGCCCCTCGCGGCAACGGCCGAAGCCGACGCCTACCTCCATATCCAGACCGCGATCCGGATGGGCACCTACGCGCCCGGCATGCGGCTGATCGCCGAGGACATCGCCACCGAGATCGGCAGCAGCCGCATGCCGGTGCGCGAAGCCTTCCGGCGGCTGGCCACCGAAGGCCTGGTCGTGATCCGCCCCAACCGTGGCGCCACCGTCAGCGGGCTGGGTTTGGAGGACATGCGCGAAGTCTTCGAGACGCGCGCCGTGCTGGAAGGCCTGGCCATCCGCACCGCGTTGCCGCGCATGACGCCGGCCACGATCGACACGCTGGAACGCATGCTGGACCGCATGGACGAGCGCATGGAGAACAGCGCCGACTGGACCAGCGCGCATCGCGATTTCCATGAATACCTGTGCAGCCTGAGCGGACGCCCCCGGCTGATGAAACTGATTGCCGACCTGCACTCGCAGATCGAGTCGACCATGCGGTTGTGGTTCAAGCACCTCGACCGCCCCCTGAGTGCCCGCGACGACCACATGGACCTGATCGCCGCGCTGCGCACGCGCGACCTCGACATCGCCGAAGCCGCCATGCGCGAACACGTGCAGGCCACCGTGCCTGAGCTCATGCAGTTCCTGGAAACACGCTCCCCTCCCTCATCCGCCCTGCCCTAG
- a CDS encoding ABC transporter substrate-binding protein, whose translation MTIDHKARLASTLAADFGRRSFLKTAAAGAGLLAASTVGMPAFAQGAPKRGGTLKLAWVEAIDTLDPHFTASAGSIKVINNVFNGLLKVAYDGKRVSFLPDLAASWDMPDDKTHVFKLRPGVKFHNGDPCDAAAVKWSLERVKDPAVKSPHGWKFALLDGVDIVDDLTVRMRFSKPYAFLPVSLTGSTGRAGTIVCKRAVEQDPKAYGRMPVGTGPFRLVSWKENNAIELARNPDYFEAGKPYLDSVQILLIKEPSAAVAAMMSGQVDGMSVCPFQFIPQLRKNPNVVVHGQVEGNYAFVGMNNRRAPFDDPNMRRAVAFAIDRQAIVQQSYFGEAIPAYTCISPPMSDFYDPEIAKSGRGQFFDLARAKEYRAKAKVQGEVNPVFIVTDGFTGSGGMGTRNAQLIAPMLAQIGIKPKIELVDRAVWTSRRNAGDFDMYDEAWVADLDPDETIYPEWATGKPWNFVGYSNPAFDEACVAAQTILDPAKRRDLYVKAEDVLMNDAPLAVLAHMKVFKILAKKVQGFEYVPADLLDLHGVWLA comes from the coding sequence ATGACCATCGATCACAAGGCCCGTCTGGCCAGCACCCTGGCCGCCGACTTCGGCCGGCGTTCCTTCCTGAAGACTGCCGCGGCCGGCGCCGGCCTGCTGGCGGCCTCCACGGTCGGCATGCCGGCCTTCGCGCAGGGCGCGCCCAAGCGCGGCGGCACCCTCAAGCTCGCCTGGGTGGAAGCCATCGACACGCTGGACCCGCACTTCACCGCGTCGGCCGGGTCGATCAAGGTCATCAACAATGTGTTCAACGGCCTGCTGAAGGTCGCCTATGACGGCAAGCGCGTGAGCTTCCTGCCCGACCTGGCCGCCAGCTGGGACATGCCCGACGACAAGACCCACGTCTTCAAGCTGCGTCCCGGCGTGAAGTTCCACAACGGCGATCCCTGCGACGCAGCGGCCGTGAAGTGGAGCCTGGAACGCGTGAAGGACCCGGCGGTGAAGTCACCGCACGGCTGGAAGTTCGCGCTGCTGGACGGCGTGGATATCGTCGATGACCTGACGGTCCGCATGCGCTTCTCCAAGCCCTACGCCTTCCTGCCCGTGTCGCTGACGGGCAGCACCGGCCGCGCCGGCACCATCGTCTGCAAGCGCGCGGTGGAACAGGACCCCAAGGCCTATGGCCGCATGCCGGTCGGCACCGGCCCCTTCCGGCTCGTCAGCTGGAAGGAGAACAACGCCATCGAGCTGGCCCGCAATCCCGACTACTTCGAAGCGGGCAAGCCCTATCTGGACAGCGTGCAGATCCTGCTCATCAAGGAGCCCAGCGCTGCCGTGGCCGCGATGATGTCGGGCCAGGTGGACGGCATGTCGGTCTGCCCCTTCCAGTTCATTCCGCAACTGCGCAAGAATCCCAACGTCGTCGTGCATGGCCAGGTGGAGGGCAACTATGCCTTCGTGGGCATGAACAATCGCCGCGCCCCCTTCGACGACCCGAACATGCGCCGCGCCGTGGCCTTCGCGATCGACCGCCAGGCCATCGTGCAGCAAAGCTATTTCGGCGAGGCCATCCCGGCCTACACCTGCATCTCGCCGCCCATGTCGGACTTCTATGATCCCGAGATCGCGAAGTCGGGCCGCGGCCAGTTCTTCGACCTGGCGCGCGCCAAGGAATACCGCGCCAAGGCCAAGGTGCAGGGCGAGGTGAATCCGGTGTTCATCGTGACCGACGGCTTCACCGGCTCGGGCGGCATGGGCACGCGCAACGCACAGCTCATCGCTCCCATGCTGGCGCAGATCGGCATCAAGCCCAAGATCGAACTGGTCGACCGCGCCGTGTGGACCAGCCGCCGCAACGCCGGCGACTTCGACATGTACGACGAAGCGTGGGTGGCCGACCTGGACCCGGACGAGACCATCTACCCGGAGTGGGCCACCGGCAAGCCCTGGAATTTCGTGGGCTACAGCAACCCCGCCTTCGACGAGGCCTGCGTGGCGGCCCAGACCATCCTGGATCCGGCCAAGCGCCGCGACCTGTACGTGAAGGCCGAGGACGTGCTGATGAACGATGCGCCGCTGGCCGTGCTGGCGCACATGAAGGTCTTCAAGATCCTCGCCAAGAAGGTCCAGGGCTTCGAATACGTGCCCGCCGACCTGCTGGACCTGCACGGCGTCTGGCTGGCCTGA
- a CDS encoding ABC transporter permease gives MGKQLLAGLAQTALVLLVVSVVSFAFLKLAPGDPVALMLGSDFSRDAYDKLYADLGLNQPLPAQYLDWLWRFVRGDWGMSYVSHQDIFEQAVLQALPVTLALAGLSLLLALAVGIPLGVVAAVRRNTWVDMLASTLAIGGNAFPSFYLGVVLIWIFGVSLGWFPPMGFVAPWDDLGAGLWHLALPAVTLGAWYVGLIATVTRSSLLEVLEQPYMAAARARGEPAWRVIWVHGMRNVMMPLVTVIGLQLGGMLRGAVMTEVVFTLPGLGMMITSAVQGREYIVVQAGIMITALLFIVVNFAVDQTYAILDPRLRKHGR, from the coding sequence ATGGGCAAGCAATTGCTGGCGGGCCTGGCGCAGACCGCGCTGGTGCTCCTGGTGGTCTCGGTGGTGAGCTTCGCGTTCCTGAAGCTCGCCCCGGGCGATCCGGTGGCGCTGATGCTGGGCTCGGACTTCTCGCGCGACGCCTACGACAAGCTGTATGCCGACCTCGGCCTGAACCAGCCGCTGCCTGCGCAGTACCTGGACTGGCTGTGGCGCTTCGTGCGCGGCGACTGGGGCATGTCGTATGTCAGCCACCAGGACATCTTCGAGCAGGCCGTGCTGCAGGCCCTGCCCGTGACGCTGGCGCTGGCCGGACTCTCCCTGTTGCTGGCCCTGGCGGTCGGCATTCCGCTGGGCGTGGTGGCGGCCGTGCGCCGCAACACCTGGGTCGACATGCTGGCCAGCACGCTGGCCATCGGCGGCAACGCATTTCCCAGCTTCTACCTGGGTGTCGTGCTGATCTGGATCTTCGGCGTCTCGCTGGGCTGGTTCCCCCCCATGGGTTTCGTCGCGCCCTGGGATGACCTGGGCGCCGGGCTGTGGCACCTGGCCTTGCCGGCCGTGACCCTGGGCGCCTGGTATGTCGGGCTGATCGCCACCGTCACGCGCTCCAGCCTGCTGGAAGTCCTGGAGCAGCCCTACATGGCGGCGGCGCGTGCGCGCGGCGAGCCGGCATGGCGGGTGATCTGGGTGCACGGCATGCGCAACGTGATGATGCCGCTCGTCACCGTGATCGGCCTGCAGCTGGGCGGCATGCTGCGCGGCGCCGTCATGACCGAAGTCGTCTTCACGCTGCCCGGGCTGGGCATGATGATCACCTCCGCCGTGCAAGGCCGCGAATACATCGTGGTGCAGGCCGGCATCATGATCACGGCCCTGCTCTTCATCGTCGTCAATTTCGCGGTCGACCAGACCTACGCGATCCTGGACCCGAGGCTCAGAAAACATGGCCGCTGA
- a CDS encoding ABC transporter permease translates to MAADLAPAKAASAPPPSRLRRACRQLRRQNKAMIGLVIVSVFVLAALFAPWLATHAPTDQDFMAAMQPPSAAHWLGTDSFGQDMYSRLLYGARSALWIGFASVALGLVGGVALGLLAGLRGGRTEWFVMRVVDGLLAFPELIMAMAFMAIFGLGLSNVVYALGLSFVGPFARMVRADVLQVKGRPYVEAARLMGVPGRDIVLRHVLPNIASPILIQAGMRVSIAILLGSGLSFLGLGVVPPTPDWGLMISEGRGFITLAPWISGIPGLALAILLVGLNLFAEGLRDALDPRTRQD, encoded by the coding sequence ATGGCCGCTGACCTTGCCCCCGCCAAGGCGGCATCTGCCCCGCCGCCCAGCCGGCTACGCCGCGCCTGTCGGCAGTTGCGCCGTCAGAACAAGGCGATGATCGGCCTGGTCATCGTGTCGGTCTTCGTGCTGGCCGCGCTCTTCGCGCCCTGGCTCGCCACGCACGCCCCCACCGACCAGGACTTCATGGCCGCCATGCAGCCGCCATCCGCCGCGCACTGGCTGGGCACCGACTCCTTCGGCCAGGACATGTACAGCCGGCTGCTGTATGGCGCGCGCTCGGCCCTGTGGATCGGCTTCGCCTCGGTGGCCCTGGGCCTGGTGGGCGGCGTCGCGCTGGGCCTGCTGGCCGGCCTGCGCGGCGGGCGCACCGAATGGTTCGTGATGCGCGTGGTCGACGGCCTGCTGGCGTTTCCCGAACTCATCATGGCCATGGCCTTCATGGCGATCTTCGGCCTGGGCCTGTCCAACGTGGTCTACGCGCTGGGGCTGTCCTTCGTCGGGCCGTTCGCCCGCATGGTGCGCGCCGACGTGCTGCAGGTGAAGGGCCGGCCCTATGTGGAGGCCGCCAGGCTGATGGGCGTGCCCGGTCGCGACATCGTGCTGCGCCACGTGTTGCCCAACATCGCCTCGCCCATCCTCATCCAGGCCGGCATGCGCGTGTCCATCGCCATCTTGCTGGGCTCGGGCCTGTCGTTCCTGGGCCTGGGGGTGGTGCCGCCCACGCCCGACTGGGGCCTGATGATCTCGGAAGGCCGGGGGTTCATCACCCTGGCGCCATGGATCTCGGGCATCCCCGGCCTGGCGCTGGCCATCCTGCTGGTCGGCCTGAACCTTTTCGCCGAGGGCCTGCGCGACGCGCTGGACCCGCGCACCCGACAGGACTGA
- a CDS encoding ABC transporter ATP-binding protein, protein MMLAPSPLAFGLDDDMPAPSANATPGASLLSVERFTLRRRGVAVLDDVTLDLPRGQSLALIGESGAGKSTLAFAAMGLLRPPEVELEGALHVGGTDIATAPEKHLRTLRGSRMGLIFQDATAALNPCFTVLQHLAEPLRRHRGLSRAACRERARALLESVGIADPARRLDAYPHELSGGMQQRVMIAIALACEPELLIADEPTSALDVTIQAQIMTLILERVRALGASVIFVLHDLALATQVADRVAVMYAGQIVETGPARDVLQSPRHPYTQGLRASAIEFGAQRLRPIAGVVPPLSAMPQGCRYAPRCPQATAQCSQRPALSPRGERLVACWHA, encoded by the coding sequence ATGATGCTTGCTCCCTCCCCACTGGCATTCGGCCTCGATGACGACATGCCGGCCCCATCCGCCAATGCCACGCCCGGCGCATCTTTGTTGTCGGTGGAACGCTTCACCCTGCGCCGCCGCGGCGTGGCCGTGCTGGACGACGTGACGCTGGACTTGCCGCGCGGACAATCGCTCGCGCTCATCGGCGAATCGGGCGCCGGCAAGTCCACGCTGGCATTCGCCGCCATGGGCCTGTTGCGCCCGCCCGAAGTCGAACTGGAAGGCGCGCTGCATGTCGGCGGCACCGACATCGCCACCGCGCCCGAGAAACACCTGCGCACGCTGCGTGGCTCGCGCATGGGCCTGATCTTCCAGGATGCCACCGCCGCGCTGAATCCCTGCTTCACCGTGCTGCAGCACCTTGCCGAACCGCTGCGGCGCCATCGCGGCCTGTCGCGCGCGGCCTGTCGCGAGCGCGCCCGGGCCTTGCTGGAAAGCGTCGGCATCGCGGACCCGGCCCGACGCCTGGATGCCTATCCCCACGAGCTATCGGGTGGCATGCAGCAACGCGTGATGATCGCGATCGCGCTGGCCTGCGAGCCCGAACTGCTGATCGCCGACGAACCCACCAGTGCACTGGACGTCACCATCCAGGCGCAGATCATGACGCTGATCCTGGAGCGCGTGCGCGCGCTGGGCGCCTCGGTGATCTTCGTGCTGCACGACCTGGCGCTGGCAACGCAGGTCGCGGATCGGGTGGCGGTGATGTATGCCGGCCAGATCGTCGAAACCGGCCCTGCGCGCGATGTCCTGCAGTCGCCGCGCCATCCCTATACCCAGGGCCTGCGCGCCAGCGCCATCGAGTTCGGCGCGCAACGCCTGCGCCCCATCGCCGGCGTGGTGCCGCCGCTGTCGGCCATGCCGCAAGGCTGCCGCTACGCGCCACGCTGCCCGCAAGCCACCGCGCAGTGCAGCCAGCGCCCGGCCTTGTCGCCCCGCGGCGAGCGCCTCGTGGCCTGCTGGCACGCCTGA